Sequence from the Procambarus clarkii isolate CNS0578487 chromosome 2, FALCON_Pclarkii_2.0, whole genome shotgun sequence genome:
TAATATTATCTACTTATCATGTACCAATTTTTGTGTTCATTTTTATGTTAAGCACAAATACACATTGGAAATTCAAGACTTGATTACTAAAATGTGTATCTTTTGATACACATTTTATCCACATCATCCTCCATCCATGAAAGTACTGTAATACTAGTGAGATAATTTAACAGACTGGTAGCAGACACACAGGTTTTCTCAGTTGTTTCTACTgtaatatatactgtactatgaTATTGGTTCTTCATGACAGGAAATTGGAAGTTCCACATCCTGACATCAAGTACATTAGTCATGTCTACACAGTCAGTCAAACGGATCAGACTGGAAGAAACGTTTTCACTAGCACCACTTCCATCCCAAAGGAATATTAACCAGATGTGGCTGGAGAAAGTGTTAAGCCACAAGTTGGACACAGGTGTTAGCATTCAGTCATGGACTGTTAAATCACCAGAGAGAAGAGAGGGCTTTTCTAGTGAAATCTGTTTTGTTAGGGTTTCCTACTTAACCTCAAGAAAAATTCTTGAAGAAAGAGCCCTTGTAGTTAAGTTTATGCCGCAAGATAGGAAGGTAGTGGAGTTCATGAATAGTGGCAACCTGGGTAAGAGAGAAGTGGAGTTTTATAAATATACTCACTCTAAGGATTTTAGAGTATTCTTCCAGAAATGTGGCTTAATTAACCCAGTTCCAGATGTATATTGGGCAGATATAAAAGGAAATGTGCTAACAATTGTTTTGCCTGATTTAAATATTTATGGCTACAAAGTATTGGCACCTGCTGAAGGAAATTCTGTAAATCAGGTAAAATGTATCTTCCAGTCCATCTCTGTAATTCATGCCTTGGGTATTGCTACCATTGGGAAGCATGGTGAGCACTCTCTTAATATTCCTTGGAGCTATAATTTTATAGAACCATGTGTTAAAGAAGGCATTGAAAAGCAAATACAAATTTTTGATAGAACACCTACAGCAGATATCTTAAAATCACTTCTTCCTTTATCAGCAGAGTTGATCACTGTGTCCCAAAGGTATCACTTTGTTAATACCATTATACATGGAGATCTCTGGGCTGGCAACATTATGTTTTCTAATGACAATAAATTGGCCTATATTATCGACTGGCAGTTTGTCTCAATTGGTAACCCAGTGTGTGACATTATATGTTTTCTTCTTTTGAGTGCCAATCCTTCTGTGTATAATGAACACTTGAATGAAGTTCTAGAGTTTTACTGGGAAAATTTTGAGCAGGCTTTGAAGAAAACTGAAATATCAGTCAATATTTCCTTTCAAGATCTAGTTAAGAATGTAGAAAGCATGTGGATATTTGGCTTTATGTTCTTGTCAGCAGCACTTCATGACTTGATGGATACCTCGAAGATGAGTGAAGGGAGGTTGCAGAGTATTATTTTCTTCTTGAAGAAGAAGAATGTGTTTGACAAATTTCTCAAGTCATGCCAATAGCATTTATTTCATGAATCACAAATACCAAATATTGTATACTGAAACTAGTGTAATATTATTTTTTAGTTATAATAAACtactatatttaataataaatcttCATAGCAAACAGAATTCAGTAAGCTATAATGTTCAGATCTATGAGAGGCAGTTATCAGTAGTCAATGTTGGCCTTTACTGTGTTAAAGCCCATAGTCATATTTATATTGTGAACATACTACTCATGATACTCCTTTACCAAGTGATACTGTACTATATAGCTCTTTGGCCAGAATCAATACCACAATGGCCTGATATTGTACCTGCAAGCAACATAATTCTAACCACACTATGGTACAGTATTTGATTATCATCCCTGTAGGTATTACATCTAAAGATTAGATAATGGTGTTATTTTATAAATAAACTTCTCGGCTATCAAGTCATaccataggtttttccagtgacaTAGACttcatttatattttttaattccaCTTTGAACAAAATTTTTGAAAAGGACCTGTT
This genomic interval carries:
- the LOC123762253 gene encoding uncharacterized protein, with the protein product MSTQSVKRIRLEETFSLAPLPSQRNINQMWLEKVLSHKLDTGVSIQSWTVKSPERREGFSSEICFVRVSYLTSRKILEERALVVKFMPQDRKVVEFMNSGNLGKREVEFYKYTHSKDFRVFFQKCGLINPVPDVYWADIKGNVLTIVLPDLNIYGYKVLAPAEGNSVNQVKCIFQSISVIHALGIATIGKHGEHSLNIPWSYNFIEPCVKEGIEKQIQIFDRTPTADILKSLLPLSAELITVSQRYHFVNTIIHGDLWAGNIMFSNDNKLAYIIDWQFVSIGNPVCDIICFLLLSANPSVYNEHLNEVLEFYWENFEQALKKTEISVNISFQDLVKNVESMWIFGFMFLSAALHDLMDTSKMSEGRLQSIIFFLKKKNVFDKFLKSCQ